One region of Rhodocaloribacter litoris genomic DNA includes:
- a CDS encoding cation:proton antiporter yields the protein MPYSVLAVTLPFLGEIVALLAGSVLIAYLCHRIRLVPIVGFLLAGVVIGPTALGLVTDQALIDGMAEVGVILLLFTIGVEFSLERLDRIRRLIFFGGGLQVGLTVLMVMLALLVAGAAWPVGVFTGCLVALSSTAIVLKLLDDRNETDTPAGRVALAVLIFQDLAIILMVLLVPMLGGQGGTPLELLLAFGRAVLIIALVLAVARKVLPPVLERIARTQRSELFLPTVVTICFGTAWLTSLAGVSLALGAFLGGLIVSESRYSAYALSEILPLRTLFNAVFFVSVGMLLDLGFLLDNLPLVLGVAGAVLLVKIGLTTATVRAVGYPPHIAVFVGLGLAQIGEFSFVLARAGEEVGLTPAALGDAGVQAFIAVTVLLMAFTPLLLQLGTRIGAWLVRTERFGPAGTAPDTGSAPPLEDHVIIVGYGPAGQRLAQVLKDTGLPFEVVELDPRLADKAEEDGFHAVRGDAGRPHILEHAGIDRAKLLVVVINDEAATLRIVEVAHYLNPTVQIIARTRFLANIERLQQAGADIVVPEELETSVRIFTNVLAAYMIPPDEINRKVAALRSGDYQVFRSQLHEAHMMVLQGLDEEGLHTRAVAVRPGAPVAGKTLAELGLRQRYNLTVLAVRRDGRTIASPSGDFRIQPGDRLVLIGEATQFARCADLFREAPPPAVAG from the coding sequence ATGCCCTACTCCGTTCTTGCGGTAACCCTGCCGTTCCTCGGCGAGATCGTGGCGCTGCTCGCCGGGAGCGTGCTCATCGCCTACCTGTGCCACCGTATCCGGCTGGTGCCCATCGTGGGGTTCCTGCTGGCGGGCGTGGTCATCGGCCCGACGGCGCTGGGGCTGGTGACGGACCAGGCGCTCATCGACGGCATGGCCGAGGTGGGCGTGATCCTGCTGCTGTTCACCATCGGCGTCGAGTTCAGCCTGGAGCGGCTCGACCGCATCCGCCGCCTCATCTTCTTCGGTGGCGGCCTGCAGGTGGGCCTGACGGTGCTGATGGTGATGCTGGCCCTGCTGGTGGCGGGGGCGGCCTGGCCGGTGGGCGTCTTCACGGGGTGCCTGGTGGCGCTCAGCAGCACCGCCATCGTGCTGAAGCTGCTCGACGACCGCAACGAGACCGACACACCGGCCGGGCGGGTGGCCCTGGCCGTCCTCATCTTCCAGGACCTGGCCATCATCCTGATGGTGCTCCTCGTGCCGATGCTCGGCGGGCAGGGCGGCACGCCGCTGGAACTGCTGCTGGCGTTCGGCCGGGCGGTGCTCATCATTGCGCTGGTGCTGGCGGTGGCCCGGAAAGTCCTGCCGCCCGTGCTCGAGCGGATCGCCCGGACGCAGCGGTCCGAACTCTTTCTGCCGACGGTGGTGACGATCTGCTTCGGCACGGCATGGCTGACGAGCCTGGCCGGCGTGAGCCTGGCGCTCGGCGCCTTCCTGGGGGGGCTCATCGTCAGCGAGAGCCGGTACAGCGCCTACGCCCTGAGCGAGATCCTCCCGCTGCGCACCCTCTTCAACGCCGTCTTCTTCGTGTCGGTCGGGATGCTGCTCGACCTCGGTTTTCTGCTGGACAACCTGCCGCTGGTGCTCGGTGTGGCCGGGGCGGTGCTGCTGGTCAAGATTGGCCTGACGACGGCCACGGTGCGGGCCGTGGGCTACCCGCCCCACATCGCCGTGTTCGTCGGGCTCGGGCTGGCCCAGATCGGCGAGTTCTCGTTCGTGCTGGCGCGGGCCGGGGAGGAGGTGGGGCTCACCCCGGCTGCCCTCGGCGATGCCGGGGTGCAGGCCTTCATCGCCGTGACGGTGCTGCTGATGGCGTTCACGCCGCTCCTCTTGCAGCTGGGCACGCGCATCGGCGCGTGGCTGGTGCGCACCGAGCGTTTCGGTCCGGCCGGCACGGCGCCGGATACCGGCAGCGCACCGCCGCTGGAGGACCACGTCATCATTGTCGGGTACGGCCCGGCCGGCCAGCGCCTGGCCCAGGTGCTCAAGGACACCGGCCTGCCCTTCGAGGTCGTCGAACTCGACCCGCGCCTGGCCGACAAGGCCGAGGAAGACGGGTTCCATGCCGTCCGGGGCGATGCCGGGCGTCCCCATATCCTCGAACACGCCGGCATCGACCGGGCCAAGTTGCTCGTGGTCGTCATCAACGACGAGGCGGCCACGTTGCGCATCGTCGAGGTGGCCCATTACCTCAACCCCACCGTCCAGATCATCGCCCGCACCCGCTTCCTGGCCAACATCGAGCGGCTCCAGCAGGCCGGTGCAGACATCGTCGTGCCCGAGGAACTGGAGACGTCCGTACGCATCTTCACCAACGTGCTGGCGGCCTACATGATACCGCCCGACGAGATCAACCGGAAGGTGGCGGCCCTCCGCTCGGGCGACTACCAGGTCTTCCGCAGCCAGCTCCACGAGGCCCACATGATGGTGCTGCAGGGGCTCGACGAGGAAGGGCTGCACACCCGCGCCGTGGCCGTGCGACCGGGCGCACCCGTGGCCGGCAAGACGCTCGCCGAGCTGGGCCTGCGCCAGCGCTACAACCTCACCGTCCTCGCCGTCCGCCGCGACGGTCGTACCATCGCCAGCCCCTCGGGCGACTTCCGCATCCAGCCCGGCGACCGGCTGGTGCTCATCGGCGAGGCCACCCAGTTTGCCCGCTGCGCCGACCTGTTCCGCGAAGCCCCGCCACCCGCCGTGGCCGGCTGA
- the nhaA gene encoding Na+/H+ antiporter NhaA — protein sequence MPDRQKSFQMPQVLVRPFQIFFKMEAAGGVLLLVCAVIALLWANTPWAGAYFGLWQTTVTVGVGGFMISKPLLLWINDGLMAIFFFVVGLEIKREVLVGELASPKKAGLALAGALGGMVVPAVIYAVLNAGTDGLSGWGIPMATDIAFALGVLALLGPRVPLGLKVFLTALAIVDDLGAVLVIAFFYTAEISWGALGVGAGVLAALLVANRLRIQRPAVYVVLGVALWVALLKSGVHATLAGVLLALTIPARRRIDTHEFLARGNELLRTFARDVRPGKTEPSTDQRDAVYALEIACRHVETPLVRMEHALHGWVAFGIVPLFALANAGVSLGSGLAPGDPITLGILAGLFIGKQVGVTGFAWLAVRLGWAERPLGVSWRQIHGVSLLCGIGFTMSLFIANLAFDDPALLDRAKVGILTASLVAGLGGWFMLSRGANGKAQPPAS from the coding sequence ATGCCGGACAGACAGAAGAGCTTTCAGATGCCGCAGGTGCTGGTGCGGCCGTTTCAGATCTTTTTCAAGATGGAGGCGGCCGGCGGGGTGCTTTTGCTGGTGTGTGCCGTGATCGCGCTCCTGTGGGCCAACACGCCCTGGGCCGGTGCCTATTTCGGTCTCTGGCAGACGACGGTCACGGTGGGCGTGGGCGGCTTCATGATCAGCAAGCCGCTGCTGCTGTGGATCAACGACGGGCTGATGGCGATTTTCTTCTTCGTCGTCGGCCTGGAGATCAAGCGGGAGGTGCTGGTGGGGGAGCTGGCGTCGCCGAAGAAGGCGGGGCTGGCACTGGCGGGTGCGCTCGGCGGCATGGTGGTGCCGGCGGTGATCTACGCCGTGCTCAATGCCGGCACGGACGGCCTCAGCGGCTGGGGCATCCCGATGGCCACGGACATTGCCTTTGCGCTCGGGGTGCTGGCGTTGCTCGGGCCGCGCGTCCCGCTGGGACTGAAGGTGTTCCTCACGGCGCTGGCCATCGTGGACGACCTGGGGGCGGTGCTCGTGATCGCGTTCTTCTACACGGCCGAGATTTCGTGGGGCGCGCTCGGCGTCGGCGCGGGGGTTTTGGCGGCGCTGCTGGTGGCCAACCGGTTGCGGATCCAGCGCCCGGCGGTCTACGTCGTGCTCGGTGTGGCGCTGTGGGTGGCGTTGTTGAAGTCGGGTGTGCACGCTACCCTGGCCGGGGTGCTGCTGGCGCTCACCATCCCGGCCCGCCGGCGCATCGACACGCACGAGTTTCTGGCCCGGGGGAATGAACTGCTGCGTACCTTTGCCCGGGACGTGCGGCCGGGCAAGACCGAGCCGAGCACGGACCAGCGGGACGCCGTCTATGCCCTGGAGATAGCCTGTCGTCACGTCGAGACCCCGCTGGTCCGGATGGAGCACGCGCTGCACGGCTGGGTGGCTTTCGGGATCGTGCCGCTGTTTGCCCTGGCCAATGCGGGGGTCTCCCTCGGCAGCGGCCTGGCCCCCGGAGATCCGATCACGCTGGGAATCCTGGCGGGGCTGTTCATCGGGAAGCAGGTCGGGGTGACGGGCTTTGCGTGGCTGGCCGTGCGCCTGGGCTGGGCCGAGCGCCCACTCGGGGTCTCCTGGCGCCAGATCCACGGCGTCAGCCTGCTGTGCGGCATCGGGTTCACGATGTCGCTGTTCATCGCCAACCTGGCCTTTGACGATCCCGCCTTGCTCGACCGGGCCAAGGTGGGGATTCTGACGGCCTCGCTGGTGGCCGGCCTCGGCGGGTGGTTCATGCTCTCGCGCGGCGCGAACGGGAAAGCACAGCCCCCGGCTTCGTAG
- the glpK gene encoding glycerol kinase GlpK: MSFILALDQGTTSSRAIVFDHRGRIRAVAQQEFEQLFPRPGWVEHDAEEIWSSQMLVATQAIRKAGLTARDIAAVGITNQRETTVVWDRETGRPIHHAIVWQDRRTSDFCGRLKADGHEPVFREKTGLLLDPYFSGTKVRWLLDHVEGARARAEAGRLAFGTIDTWLVWNLTGGRVHVTDPSNASRTLLFNIHTGDWDDDLLDRLGVPRSLLPEVRPSSQVYGETAPGLFETALPIAGIAGDQQAALFGQLCTRPGMVKNTYGTGCFMLMNTGTEAVPSTNNLLTTVAWRLDDRMTYALEGSVFIAGAVVQWLRDGLELIRSAAEIETLAAQVPDNGGVYLVPAFAGLGAPHWDPYARGAILGLTRGATKAHLARAALEGIAYQVADILEAMEADAGLRLAELRVDGGATANNLLLQFQADLLGVPVVRPEVLETTALGAAYLAGLATGYWNDLDDLAEQWVEDRRFRPAMPGDDVRRLRKGWQKALERAKQWAAD; the protein is encoded by the coding sequence ATGTCCTTCATCCTTGCCCTCGACCAGGGGACAACCAGCTCCCGGGCCATCGTCTTCGACCACCGGGGCCGGATCCGGGCCGTGGCCCAGCAGGAGTTCGAGCAGCTCTTCCCCCGGCCCGGCTGGGTGGAGCACGACGCCGAGGAGATCTGGAGCAGCCAGATGCTCGTGGCCACCCAGGCCATCCGAAAGGCCGGCCTGACGGCACGGGACATCGCCGCCGTCGGGATCACCAACCAGCGTGAGACCACCGTCGTGTGGGATCGCGAGACGGGACGGCCCATCCATCACGCCATCGTCTGGCAGGACCGCCGCACGTCCGACTTCTGCGGCAGGCTGAAAGCCGACGGCCACGAGCCGGTCTTCCGGGAAAAGACGGGGCTCCTGCTCGACCCCTACTTTTCCGGCACCAAGGTCCGCTGGCTGCTCGACCACGTCGAGGGCGCCCGGGCCCGCGCCGAGGCCGGCCGGCTCGCCTTCGGCACCATCGACACGTGGCTCGTGTGGAACCTCACCGGGGGGCGCGTGCACGTCACCGACCCGTCGAACGCCTCCCGTACCCTCCTCTTCAACATTCACACGGGGGACTGGGACGACGACCTCCTCGACCGCCTCGGCGTGCCCCGGAGCCTGTTGCCCGAGGTGCGCCCTTCCAGCCAGGTCTACGGCGAGACGGCGCCCGGCCTCTTCGAAACCGCCCTGCCCATCGCCGGCATCGCCGGCGACCAGCAGGCCGCCCTCTTCGGGCAGCTCTGCACCCGGCCCGGCATGGTCAAGAACACCTACGGCACGGGCTGCTTCATGCTGATGAACACGGGCACGGAAGCCGTTCCCTCCACGAACAACCTGCTGACGACCGTCGCCTGGCGGCTCGACGACCGGATGACCTATGCCCTCGAAGGGAGCGTCTTCATCGCCGGGGCCGTGGTACAGTGGCTGCGCGACGGGCTGGAACTGATCCGCTCGGCCGCCGAGATCGAGACCCTGGCGGCCCAGGTGCCGGACAACGGCGGCGTCTACCTGGTGCCCGCCTTCGCCGGGCTGGGCGCTCCCCACTGGGATCCCTATGCCCGCGGCGCCATCCTCGGCCTGACCCGCGGCGCCACGAAGGCCCACCTGGCCCGCGCCGCCCTCGAAGGCATCGCCTACCAGGTGGCCGACATCCTCGAAGCCATGGAAGCCGATGCCGGCCTCCGCCTGGCCGAGCTCCGCGTCGACGGGGGCGCCACGGCCAACAACCTCCTGCTCCAGTTCCAGGCAGACCTGCTCGGCGTGCCCGTCGTCCGGCCCGAAGTGCTGGAGACGACCGCCCTCGGCGCCGCCTACCTGGCCGGCCTGGCCACCGGCTACTGGAACGACCTCGACGACCTGGCCGAGCAATGGGTCGAAGACCGGCGCTTCCGCCCCGCCATGCCCGGCGACGACGTCCGGCGCCTCCGGAAGGGCTGGCAAAAAGCCCTCGAACGGGCCAAGCAGTGGGCCGCGGATTGA
- a CDS encoding MIP/aquaporin family protein, with amino-acid sequence MTPFIAETIGTALLLLLGDGVVANVVLQRTKGQGAGWIVITLGWGMAVFVGVFTVAAYSGAHINPAVTLGLAVAGKFDWASVPVYLLGQFAGAALGAFLVWLHYRPHFAVTDDADAKLAVFCTGPALRSLPANLISEVSGTFVLVFAVLYLAAPEVGLGALDALPVALVVLGIGLSLGGTTGYAINPARDLSPRLMHSLLPIPGKRDSDWGYAWIPVVGPVAGGILAALAYLALTANPLP; translated from the coding sequence GTGACACCCTTCATCGCAGAAACCATCGGGACGGCCCTGCTGCTCTTGCTCGGCGACGGCGTGGTGGCCAATGTCGTGCTCCAGCGCACCAAGGGCCAGGGAGCCGGGTGGATCGTCATCACGCTCGGGTGGGGCATGGCGGTCTTCGTGGGGGTCTTCACGGTGGCCGCCTACAGCGGGGCCCACATCAACCCGGCCGTGACGCTGGGCCTGGCCGTCGCCGGCAAGTTCGACTGGGCGAGCGTGCCGGTGTACCTGCTGGGACAGTTCGCCGGCGCCGCGCTCGGGGCGTTCCTGGTCTGGCTCCACTATCGCCCCCACTTTGCCGTTACGGACGACGCCGACGCCAAGCTGGCGGTCTTCTGTACCGGCCCGGCCCTCCGCAGCCTGCCGGCCAACCTGATCTCCGAGGTCTCCGGCACCTTCGTGCTCGTCTTCGCCGTGCTCTACCTGGCGGCGCCGGAGGTGGGCCTCGGCGCCCTCGACGCGCTGCCGGTGGCGCTGGTGGTGCTCGGCATCGGCCTCTCGCTCGGCGGCACGACGGGCTACGCCATCAACCCGGCCCGGGATCTCAGCCCCCGCCTCATGCATTCTCTCCTGCCCATTCCCGGCAAGCGGGACAGCGACTGGGGCTACGCATGGATTCCGGTCGTCGGCCCCGTTGCCGGCGGCATCCTGGCCGCCCTGGCCTACCTGGCGCTTACGGCCAACCCGCTCCCGTAA
- a CDS encoding cation:proton antiporter: MELNLLNLLLVLLAAWLAGNLASRFGYPAVLGELLVGIVLGPPLLGLLHGGEAIAVLAEVGVLLMMLYIGMEVDPGDLKKVSWAGTLAALGGFITPFVLAFLTVRWFGGSVLAGLFVGIAAGVTSLATKSRILVDLKLLDTRVAHVMMAGALIADTLSLIVFSIIIGIAEGGVNLLEIGLVTARIVAFFTVTILVGLRFFPWLGRRLSEAGLTGRTFNFTLVLLIAVLFGELAELAGLHAILGAFLAGLFLRENVLGRTLSQRLMHAVEDASIGFLAPIFFVTAGFEVSFSVFQADLWLFLSIMAVATVGKIVGTALFYLPTGYGWREGIAIGAGMNGRGAVEIIVAQIGLSMGLISQEIFSVLVFMAIFTTAAVPLFLKWGTDWLRRRGELVRRAEERRGVLIIGAGPLARRLARHLQASRPVWLLDTNPEHCRAAQAEGLAVVQGNALQENVLSEAHAAEADTLIAMTPNPEVNTLVAQLARDVFFIPDIHLLQLGREGSGQEAALKRLKATALFGGSVPLNTWNHWISQHTVREVRRRIDQAMPLHELTDPMDRQALPLVIYRENEVLPAHETLRLERGDEVVLLLHEPATESVEVTRDRFDHLVETAPVLDLDESLPVDAFFERVAHLLAGELNMEPATLHALLMEREKEFSSLIAPGLAVPHVVIDQPGRFHMVIARARHGVVFSREGETATVLFVLVRSPEERTFHLRTLSAIAQIVQDPDFEVRWEEARDPEELRRVLRTAERRRYAEAEQARTGE, translated from the coding sequence GTGGAACTGAACCTGCTCAACCTGCTCCTGGTACTGCTGGCCGCGTGGCTGGCCGGCAACCTCGCCTCGCGGTTCGGGTATCCGGCCGTGCTGGGCGAGCTGCTCGTCGGCATCGTGCTGGGACCGCCGCTGCTGGGACTGCTCCACGGCGGCGAAGCCATCGCGGTGCTCGCCGAGGTCGGGGTGCTGCTGATGATGCTCTACATCGGCATGGAAGTCGACCCCGGCGACCTGAAGAAGGTATCGTGGGCCGGCACGCTCGCGGCCCTGGGGGGGTTCATCACCCCGTTCGTGCTGGCCTTTCTCACGGTGCGCTGGTTCGGAGGCAGCGTGCTGGCCGGCCTCTTCGTCGGCATCGCCGCCGGGGTAACCTCGCTCGCCACCAAGTCGCGCATCCTGGTAGACCTGAAGCTGCTCGACACGCGCGTCGCGCACGTGATGATGGCGGGAGCCCTCATCGCCGACACGCTGTCCCTCATCGTCTTCTCGATCATCATCGGCATCGCCGAAGGCGGGGTCAACCTGCTGGAGATCGGGCTCGTCACGGCCCGCATCGTCGCCTTCTTCACCGTGACGATCCTCGTAGGCCTCCGCTTTTTCCCCTGGCTCGGGCGCCGGCTCTCGGAGGCCGGGCTGACGGGGCGCACCTTCAACTTCACGCTGGTGCTGCTGATCGCCGTCCTCTTCGGCGAGCTGGCCGAACTGGCCGGGCTGCACGCGATCCTGGGCGCCTTCCTGGCCGGGCTTTTCCTGCGCGAAAACGTGCTGGGCCGCACGCTTTCCCAGCGCCTGATGCACGCCGTGGAGGACGCCTCGATCGGTTTCCTCGCGCCGATCTTTTTCGTCACGGCCGGCTTCGAGGTCTCCTTCAGCGTCTTCCAGGCAGACCTGTGGCTGTTCCTGTCCATCATGGCCGTGGCCACCGTGGGGAAGATCGTCGGAACGGCGCTCTTCTACCTGCCCACGGGCTACGGCTGGCGCGAGGGCATCGCCATCGGCGCCGGCATGAACGGCCGCGGGGCCGTCGAGATCATCGTAGCCCAGATCGGCCTGAGCATGGGGCTCATCTCCCAGGAGATCTTCTCGGTCCTGGTTTTCATGGCCATCTTCACGACGGCCGCCGTACCGCTTTTCCTCAAGTGGGGTACGGACTGGCTGCGCCGTCGTGGGGAGCTGGTGCGCCGTGCAGAGGAACGCCGGGGGGTGCTCATCATCGGCGCGGGGCCGCTGGCCCGCCGGCTGGCCCGGCACCTGCAGGCCTCGCGACCGGTCTGGCTGCTGGACACCAACCCCGAACATTGCCGGGCGGCACAGGCCGAGGGGCTGGCGGTCGTCCAGGGCAACGCCCTTCAGGAAAACGTTCTCAGCGAAGCGCACGCCGCCGAGGCCGACACCCTGATCGCCATGACCCCCAACCCCGAGGTGAACACGCTCGTGGCGCAGCTCGCCCGGGACGTCTTCTTCATCCCGGACATCCACCTCCTCCAGCTCGGGCGAGAGGGCTCGGGGCAGGAGGCCGCGCTCAAACGGCTGAAGGCGACCGCGCTCTTCGGGGGTTCCGTCCCGCTGAACACCTGGAACCACTGGATCAGCCAGCACACGGTGCGGGAAGTACGGCGCCGGATCGACCAGGCCATGCCGCTCCATGAACTGACCGACCCGATGGACCGCCAGGCCCTGCCCCTGGTCATCTACCGGGAAAACGAGGTGCTGCCCGCCCACGAGACGCTCCGCCTGGAGCGCGGCGACGAGGTCGTGCTGCTCCTGCACGAACCGGCCACCGAGAGCGTCGAGGTGACCCGCGACCGGTTCGACCACCTCGTCGAGACGGCCCCGGTGCTGGACCTGGACGAATCCCTTCCGGTGGACGCTTTCTTCGAACGCGTGGCCCACCTGCTTGCCGGCGAGTTGAACATGGAGCCGGCCACCCTGCACGCCCTGCTGATGGAACGGGAAAAAGAGTTCAGCTCGCTCATCGCGCCCGGGCTCGCCGTCCCGCACGTCGTCATCGACCAGCCCGGCCGGTTCCACATGGTCATCGCACGGGCACGCCACGGTGTCGTCTTCTCCCGAGAAGGCGAAACCGCAACCGTCCTCTTCGTGCTGGTGCGTTCGCCGGAGGAGCGCACCTTTCACCTGCGCACGCTCTCGGCCATTGCCCAGATCGTGCAGGACCCGGACTTCGAAGTCCGCTGGGAAGAGGCCCGGGACCCGGAGGAACTCCGCCGCGTCCTGCGTACCGCCGAACGCCGCCGGTACGCCGAAGCCGAGCAGGCTCGAACGGGGGAATGA
- a CDS encoding helix-turn-helix domain-containing protein — protein MKALSPDLRERIVKAYLNGEGSQKHIAQRFSVSQRTVRRLVKLYRSTGSLLPRTRFNGRSPILGPQDRQWLLQLFKENPDLTQEQLAHRLTEAGRPVSQQTVSRALKRLGITRKKRP, from the coding sequence ATGAAAGCCCTCTCCCCTGATCTCAGAGAACGTATCGTGAAGGCCTACCTCAACGGGGAAGGCTCACAAAAACACATCGCCCAGCGCTTTTCCGTCTCTCAACGCACCGTCAGACGTCTGGTCAAACTCTACCGAAGCACCGGTTCGCTCTTACCCCGTACGCGCTTCAATGGCCGTAGCCCCATCCTCGGCCCACAAGACCGACAATGGCTGCTGCAACTGTTCAAGGAAAACCCGGATCTGACGCAGGAGCAACTGGCCCATCGCCTCACCGAAGCCGGACGTCCGGTCAGCCAACAGACCGTCAGCCGGGCCCTTAAGCGCCTGGGGATCACACGAAAAAAAAGACCTTGA
- a CDS encoding transposase, whose protein sequence is MAFRQRLSEIAPERIKVVDESRVEVGMRLPYGYSVRGARCHERAPLRSPIRRSLIGWMGFDGSGVVATHAGTVRGWTFRGFVRRHLVPYLRQGDVVIWDNATIHGVEGIKDLIEAAGAEVLPLPRYSPDLSPIELAWNKIKHVVKRARAETAQALEASVEQGVAAVRPSDAVGWFKHCGYLGQSP, encoded by the coding sequence ATGGCTTTCAGGCAGCGTCTGTCCGAGATCGCCCCTGAGCGGATCAAGGTGGTCGATGAGAGCCGGGTGGAGGTGGGCATGCGGCTCCCCTACGGCTACAGTGTTCGCGGTGCGCGCTGCCATGAGCGCGCGCCGCTGCGCAGTCCGATTCGGCGTAGCTTGATCGGCTGGATGGGATTCGATGGGTCGGGGGTCGTGGCCACGCACGCAGGCACGGTGCGTGGGTGGACCTTTCGCGGGTTTGTGCGCCGGCACCTGGTCCCGTATCTGAGGCAGGGAGACGTCGTCATCTGGGACAATGCCACGATTCATGGTGTCGAGGGGATCAAGGACCTGATCGAGGCGGCCGGGGCGGAGGTATTGCCGCTGCCGCGTTATAGTCCGGATCTGAGCCCGATCGAGTTGGCCTGGAACAAAATCAAGCATGTGGTCAAACGCGCGCGTGCAGAGACGGCGCAGGCGTTGGAGGCGTCCGTGGAGCAGGGGGTGGCCGCGGTTAGGCCCTCCGATGCCGTGGGGTGGTTCAAACACTGTGGTTATTTGGGTCAAAGTCCCTGA
- a CDS encoding SAP domain-containing protein — translation MDTNQRPPFTTDLSVEEFRAHYWYKQELAALCRQHGLPASGTKAELEERLVQLLTGTAKPAASRTRATQLRRKATNQPITLATRLIPGGFKFNQEAREFFQNYYGVKKFSFTKEMAAALRDAEARGDYAMTVADLIAVYESSRIRGKDRVMPETAEEKTYQWNAFVRDFHADPRTKAWNNKMEIAAFLWRKVRDRKGAKRYDTALLDEFREQIAEMERADKAWG, via the coding sequence ATGGATACAAATCAGCGTCCCCCTTTTACGACCGATCTGTCGGTCGAAGAGTTTCGCGCCCACTACTGGTACAAGCAGGAATTAGCCGCCCTCTGTCGGCAGCACGGGCTACCCGCTTCCGGAACCAAAGCGGAGTTGGAAGAGCGGCTGGTACAACTGTTGACAGGTACGGCGAAACCGGCCGCGTCCCGTACCAGGGCGACTCAGTTGCGCCGCAAAGCGACCAACCAGCCGATCACACTGGCGACCCGGCTGATTCCCGGCGGGTTTAAGTTTAACCAGGAAGCGCGAGAATTTTTCCAAAACTACTACGGGGTCAAAAAATTCTCGTTCACCAAAGAGATGGCGGCTGCCTTGCGGGACGCGGAGGCACGGGGCGACTACGCAATGACGGTGGCCGACCTGATTGCCGTGTACGAAAGCAGCCGCATCCGCGGCAAGGACCGCGTCATGCCGGAAACCGCTGAGGAAAAGACCTACCAGTGGAATGCGTTTGTCCGCGATTTCCATGCCGATCCGCGGACAAAGGCGTGGAACAACAAGATGGAGATCGCGGCGTTCCTGTGGCGCAAGGTGCGGGATCGCAAGGGGGCCAAGCGGTATGACACCGCGTTGCTGGACGAGTTTCGCGAGCAGATTGCGGAGATGGAGCGAGCGGACAAGGCGTGGGGGTAG